A stretch of Mya arenaria isolate MELC-2E11 chromosome 14, ASM2691426v1 DNA encodes these proteins:
- the LOC128216240 gene encoding E3 SUMO-protein ligase ZBED1-like — protein sequence MPPKVTSSVWKYFTKIEDGKSVVCNLCSVKLVYCGGTSNLRNHIKKHPVCSPPSTPSKTPLKRTTLDVTVSTPPRMQAAMTVRVTLAVTDWVVRDCHSLSVVDGQGFRDMMALAAPSYTVPTRPTVRARVEKRYADERSNLISRFEKATSVSLTTDTWTSNSTESFITVECCVHDNARNIQKAGTLCPEWGDHSCFAHTLQLCIKPVLELPSVSKVLGKCRKLVGHFKHSTTLALIQDVPTRWNSTQLMCSRLDKLRRVVTDIMLNDDVTKKADRDLLLRDGEWGIVADISTVIGPFTHVTTFMSKDKDVSIGEMFPIVYSLVGTVVQPCNNDTALVASMKTTLRDEMTERFQPGRDETAESLPMIASLLDPRYKKLSFLPRQLRRRTHTMLEGRLDDVPLKVSSRDDGDCATPAKRPRLEFMVTSPESSMEDDLQLYLAEKMDDAIPALELWRRNENRFPKVAHVARSVLAVPATSVPSERVFSSAGLVLNKLRNRLNSDIVDAILFLNKNMRSVKCDTE from the exons ATGCCTCCGAAAGTGACTTCTAGTGTTTGGAAGTATTTCACTAAAATTGAGGATGGTAAAAGTGTTGTGTGTAACTTGTGTAGTGTGAAACTTGTGTATTGTGGTGGGACTTCAAATCTAAGGAATCACATAAAGAAGCATCCTGTGTGCAGTCCGCCATCAACTCCGTCAAAGACCCCCCTGAAGCGGACGACACTTGACGTCACCGTTTCCACCCCTCCGAGGATGCAGGCTGCCATGACGGTGAGGGTTACCCTAGCGGTGACGGACTGGGTCGTACGTGACTGCCATTCACTCAGCGTCGTCGACGGCCAGGGGTTCCGTGATATGATGGCCTTGGCGGCACCGTCTTATACA GTACCTACCCGGCCGACAGTTCGTGCGAGGGTTGAGAAGAGGTACGCAGACGAACGCTCCAACCTCATCTCCCGGTTCGAGAAGGCGACGTCTGTCTCCCTCACGACAGACACGTGGACGTCCAACTCTACCGAGAGTTTTATCACC GTGGAATGCTGCGTCCATGACAACGCCCGCAACATACAGAAGGCCGGCACACTCTGTCCAGAGTGGGGAGACCACTCCTGCTTCGCCCACACCCTCCAGCTCTGCATAAAGCCTGTCCTCGAACTTCCTTCTGTCTCCAAGGTCCTGGGCAAATGTCGAAAGCTGGTAGGGCATTTCAAGCACTCAACGACACTGGCCCTCATCCAGGACGTCCCCACGAGGTGGAATTCCACGCAGCTGATGTGTAGCCGCCTCGACAAGCTACGCCGGGTGGTCACTGACATCATGCTTAACGATGACGTCACGAAGAAGGCCGACCGCGATCTCCTTCTGAGAGACGGCGAGTGGGGCATCGTTGCCGACATATCCACAGTCATTGGGCCGTTCACCCACGTGACCACCTTCATGAGTAAGGACAAGGACGTATCCATCGGGGAGATGTTTCCCATCGTGTATAGTTTGGTTGGGACAGTGGTTCAGCCCTGCAACAATGACACAGCGCTGGTCGCCTCGATGAAGACCACTCTCCGGGATGAGATGACGGAGAGGTTCCAGCCAGGCCGAGATGAAACTGCCGAGTCCCTCCCGATGATCGCCTCACTTCTGGACCCTCGATATAAGAAGTTAAGCTTCCTGCCCAGGCAGCTACGACGAAGGACACACACTATGCTGGAGGGCCGCCTTGACGATGTCCCGCTCAAGGTCAGCTCGCGCGATGACGGTGACTGTGCCACACCTGCTAAGCGACCACGGCTTGAGTTCATGGTCACATCCCCGGAGTCATCGATGGAGGACGATCTTCAGCTGTACCTTGCCGAGAAGATGGATGATGCAATACCAGCCCTCGAGTTGTGGCGGCGCAACGAGAACCGTTTTCCGAAGGTCGCGCACGTGGCCCGTAGCGTCCTCGCGGTTCCCGCTACATCTGTGCCATCGGAGCGCGTATTTTCGTCCGCCGGGCTTGTTCTGAACAAGTTGCGCAACAGACTTAACAGTGACATTGTTGATGCCATCTTGTTCCTAAACAAGAACATGCGTTCTGTGAAGTGTGACACTGAGTGA